The following proteins are co-located in the Apium graveolens cultivar Ventura chromosome 5, ASM990537v1, whole genome shotgun sequence genome:
- the LOC141659684 gene encoding uncharacterized protein LOC141659684: MEIDWISKERDSLEYEVGVEKFLIYAEKIVKILKKYLAPAVNVLISRNFRSKSKTGRPFVGSTVPPHEEEQNADAFKLAFEAASEAAAASEAAAAGASQAVVVYEAAYRNPGGKSGGDDYDKDSHDFKRFVADAQQPLFEGSDCTKLDSVLKLLNWKARFGVSDSAFSDFLSIVGSFLPQDNALPVNAYEAKKTLSNLGLEYTKFHACPNECVLYRGVNETASECPKCKLSRWKVAELLTWHSNQRIHDGQMRHPADSPSWRNIDYRWPAFESEPRNLRLALLADGINPHNNGLTNRYSCWPVVLVTYNLPLWLCMKRKFMMLTILVSGPHVPGNNLDVFLQPLVDDLKKLWEESEPNVYDAFTKTFFTLRATLLWTINDFPAYGNLSGCVNKGYLGCPVCGDDTFTNYLPYSRKICYQGHRRYLPRHHPYRKKKAAFNGQQEFGEPRQPLSGQEVLAQQENIKFSYEKEVKKSKKVDCAWKKKSLFFELEYWKFHHIRHYLDIMHIEKNVCDSLVGTLLNLKHKSKDSEASRLNMIKMGVRTDLAPEVGEKRTYLPPFSFTLTKAEKRKVLKSLSSMKLSYGHSSNIINCVFMADLKIFGMKSHDCHVLLQQLLPVAIRSVLPKNVRVSIIRLCFFFNTLCNKIVDVSKLDKLQADVVLTLCELEKIFPPSFFDIMIHLIVHLVRELRLCGLVFYRWIYPFERFNKVLKSYVRNRYFPEGCIAEAYLKEEFVEFCAEFSRNSFTTAGLPKDQGKLSGPLSAATIKSVEEKERDEAHLHVLLNNSEVFPYIK, from the exons ATGGAGATAGATTGGATTTCAAAAGAGAGGGATTCGttggaatatgaagtcggggttGAAAAGTTTTTGATTTACGCCGAAAAAATTGTAAAAATCCTAAAAAAATACCTTGCCCCTGCTGTAAATGTGTTAATTTCAAGAAATTTCCGGTCAAA ATCCAAGACTGGTAGGCCGTTTGTTGGTAGCACAGTGCCTCCTCATGAAGAGGAGCAGAATGCAGATGCATTTAAATTAGCCTTTGAAGCTGCATCAGAAGCGGCTGCTGCATCGGAAGCGGCGGCTGCTGGTGCTTCACAAGCTGTTGTGGTTTATGAAGCAGCATATCGTAATCCGGGGGGTAAATCAGGGGGCGATGACTACGATAAAGACTCACATGATTTTAAGAGGTTTGTGGCCGATGCTCAACAACCTTTATTTGAGGGCAGCGACTGCACAAAATTAGATTCGGTGTTAAAATTACTTAACTGGAAAGCGAGATTCGGTGTGAGTGATAGCGCATTTAGCGATTTTCTCTCTATAGTTGGCTCATTCCTACCTCAGGATAATGCATTACCTGTTAACGCATATGAAGCAAAAAAGACTCTTTCGAATTTAGGCCTCGAGTATACAAAATTCCACGCGTGTCCCAATGAATGTGTTCTATACAGGGGTGTAAATGAGACTGCTTCGGAGTGTCCAAAGTGCAAGCTATCTCGCTGGAAGGTGG CTGAGTTGTTGACATGGCATTCcaaccaaagaattcatgatgGCCAGATGCGCCACCCTGCTGACTCTCCTTCTTGGCGGAATATCGATTACAGGTGGCCTGCCTTCGAAAGTGAGCCAAGAAATCTTCGACTAGCTTTGTTGGCTGATGGTATTAACCCACATAACAATGGGCTGACCAATCGATATTCTTGTTGGCCGGTAGTATTGGTAACATATAATCTTCCTCTGTGGTTATGTATGAAGAGAAAATTTATGATGTTAACTATATTGGTCTCCGGTCCACATGTACCAGGTAACAACCTTGATGTGTTCTTACAACCGTTAGTTGATGATTTGAAAAAGCTTTGGGAAGAAAGTGAACCGAATGTATACGATGCCTTCACAAAAACTTTTTTCACTTTAAGGGCGACTTTGTTATGGACGATTAACGATTTCCCGGCATATGGTAATTTGTCTGGCTGTGTCAACAAGGGTTATTTGGGTTGTCCAGTGTGTGGTGATGATACCTTTACTAACTATTTACCTTATAGTAGGAAAATATGTTACCAAGGTCATCGTCGGTATTTGCCTAGGCATCATCCATACAGGAAGAAAAAGGCAGCCTTTAATGGTCAACAAGAGTTTGGAGAGCCAAGGCAACCCCTTTCCGGACAAGAGGTGTTGGCACAACAAGAAAACATTAAATTTTCTTATGAAAAGGAAGTAAAGAAGTCGAAGAAGGTGGACTGTGCTTGGAAGAAGAAGTCGTTATTTTTTGAGTTGGAATACTGGAAATTCCATCACATTCGTCACTACCTCGATATTATGCATATTGAGAAAAATGTGTGCGATAGTCTAGTTGGGACGTTACTGAATTTAAAACACAAGTCCAAAGATAGTGAGGCATCTCGGCTAAATATGATAAAAATGGGGGTTAGAACTGATTTAGCTCCAGAAGTAGGAGAAAAAAGAACTTATCTGCCTCCTTTCAGTTTTACTCTAACAAAAGCTGAAAAAAGAAAAGTGCTGAAATCACTCTCATCAATGAAGTTGTCATATGGGCATTCCTCAAACATCATAAATTGTGTATTCATGGCGGATTTAAAGATATTTGGGATGAAGTCTCACGACTGCCATGTACTCCTTCAACAATTACTCCCGGTCGCAATTCGTTCTGTACTTCCGAAGAATGTTAGAGTTAGCATAATAAGACTCTGCTTCTTTTTCAACACTTTGTGCAACAAAATTGTTGACGTATCAAAACTTGATAAATTGCAAGCCGATGTGGTATTAACCTTATGTGAGCTTGAAAAAATATTTCCGCCTTCTTTTTTTGATATAATGATACATCTAATAGTACACCTGGTCAGGGAATTGCGTTTATGTGGACTAGTTTTCTATAGATGGATATATCCATTTGAGCGTTTTAATAAAGTGTTGAAAAGTTACGTGCGAAACCGTTATTTTCCAGAAGGTTGTATAGCCGAAGCATACTTGAAAGAAGAATTTGTAGAATTTTGCGCTGAGTTTTCTAGAAATAGTTTCACAACTGCCGGTCTTCCGAAGGACCAAGGCAaactttctggtccattatcggCTGCAACAATTAAATCTGTTGAAGAGAAAGAACGAGATGAGGCGCATTTACACGTCCTCTTAAACAATAGTGAAGTGTTTCCATATATTAAGTAA